From a region of the Clupea harengus chromosome 9, Ch_v2.0.2, whole genome shotgun sequence genome:
- the arrb1 gene encoding beta-arrestin-1 — MGDKGTRVFKKASPNGKLTVYLGKRDFVDHVDLVEPVDGVVLIDPEYLKERKVFVTLTCAFRYGREDLDVLGLTFRKDLFVANIQAFPPVPGEKKGLTRLQERLIKKLGEHAYPFTFEIPPNLPCSVTLQPGPEDTGKACGVDFEVKAFCGENVEEKIHKRNSVRLVIRKVQYAPEKPGPQPMAETTRQFLMSDKPLHLEASLDKEIYYHGEPISVNVHVTNNTNKTVKKMKISVRQYADICLFNTAQYKCPVATEESDDIVAPSSTFCRVYTLTPFLVNNREKRGLALDGKLKHEDTNLASSTLLREGANKEILGIIVSYKVKVKLVVSRGGLLGDLASSDVAVELPFTLMHPKPIEDLYGDAPESDAPIDTNLIEFDTNDDDIIFEDFARQRLIGAKDDDDEEGTDSPRLNDR, encoded by the exons GGTGTTCAAGAAAGCAAGTCCCAATGGCAAG CTCACAGTCTACCTCGGGAAGAGGGACTTTGTTGACCATGTGGACCTTGTAGAGCCAGTCG ATGGTGTTGTTTTAATCGACCCAGAGTAtttgaaggagaggaaag tgtTTGTCACGCTGACGTGTGCCTTCCGCTACGGCCGCGAGGATCTGGATGTTCTGGGACTGACGTTCCGAAAGGACCTCTTTGTGGCCAACATCCAGGCGTTCCCCCCAGTGCCAGGGGAGAAGAAAGGCCTCACCCGCCTACAGGAGCGCTTGATTAAGAAGCTCGGGGAACATGCTTATCCTTTCACCTTCGAG ATTCCTCCCAACCTGCCCTGCTCAGTCACTCTGCAGCCAGGCCCTGAGGACACAGGAAAG GCCTGTGGGGTGGACTTTGAAGTCAAAGCCTTCTGCGGAGAGAACGTTGAGGAAAAAATCCACAAAAG gaACTCTGTGCGCCTTGTTATCAGGAAGGTGCAGTATGCCCCGGAGAAGCCGGGTCCACAGCCCATGGCAGAGACCACACGACAGTTCCTCATGTCTGACAAGCCCCTTCACCTGGAGGCCTCCTTGGACAAGGAG ATTTATTACCATGGCGAGCCCATAAGTGTCAATGTTCACGTcactaacaacacaaacaagacaGTGAAGAAAATGAAGATTTCAG TGCGTCAGTATGCAGACATATGCCTGTTCAACACTGCCCAGTACAAGTGCCCAGTAGCAACAGAAGAGTCAGA TGACATAGTAGCTCCGAGTTCCACGTTCTGTAGGGTCTACACCCTCACGCCCTTCCTCGTCAACAACCGGGAGAAGAGGGGCCTGGCCCTGGATGGCAAGCTGAAGCATGAGGACACCAACCTAGCCTCTAGCACACT GTTGAGAGAAGGGGCCAACAAGGAGATCCTGGGTATTATTGTCTCctacaaagtcaaagtcaagctGGTGGTGTCTAGAGGCgg ACTTCTGGGAGATCTTGCCTCAAG TGATGTTGCTGTGGAACTGCCTTTCACGTTAATGCACCCCAAACCCATTGAAGACTTATACGGAGACG CTCCTGAGAGCGACGCGCCCATCGACACCAACTTGATAGAATTCGACACAAA tgACGACGATATCATCTTTGAGGACTTTGCACGGCAGCGGCTCATCGGGGCGAAAGACGACGATGATGAGGAGGGCACAGACTCGCCCCGGCTGAACGACAGATAA
- the or55e1 gene encoding olfactory receptor 51E2 gives MIEEAQGANASHTMFVFIGFPETYKHRPWYSVPLLLSYLLVLVGNSLLLYIIHNTKSLHSPMYILVSTLAVVDIMNPTAIIPKMLLGLLFDLSEITLAGCLTQMFITHFFSSVESTILLAMALDRYVAICHPLRYAEIVNNALFAKLLIFTLVRSGAIMLTLVGLVVPLSFCGSNIISHCYCDHMALVSLACNNTDKNNAMGVAVIVCFVGFDISLIFFSYVSILHVVLRAAVGEDRWKAFHTCGTHLMVMMSFYLVGSVTFLSHNLHSPIPVDVNTFLGLLYIIFPATVNPIIYGVRTKEIRHTIVRMFKVQANKVFVVQISSVKK, from the coding sequence ATGATCGAGGAAGCCCAAGGAGCCAATGCTTCACACACCATGTTCGTTTTCATTGGTTTCCCAGAGACCTACAAGCATAGGCCCTGGTACTCAGTGCCCTTGCTCCTGAGTTACTTGCTTGTCCTGGTGGGGAACTCCCTCCTTCTCTACATCATTCACAACACTAAGAGTCTCCACAGCCCCATGTACATCCTGGTATCCACGCTGGCCGTGGTCGACATCATGAATCCCACGGCGATCATCCCTAAGATGCTGCTGGGCCTCTTGTTCGACCTGAGCGAGATCACACTGGCCGGGTGCCTGACGCAGATGTTCATCACGCACTTCTTCTCGTCTGTGGAGTCCACCATCCTCCTGGCCATGGCGCTGGACCGCTACGTGGCCATCTGCCACCCGCTGCGCTACGCGGAGATCGTCAACAATGCCCTGTTCGCAAAACTGCTCATCTTCACCCTCGTCCGCAGTGGGGCCATCATGCTAACGCTAGTTGGCCTGGTGGTGCCCCTGTCGTTTTGCGGCTCGAACATCATCAGCCACTGCTACTGCGACCATATGGCCCTCGTTAGCCTGGCGTGCAACAACACAGACAAGAACAACGCCATGGGGGTggctgttattgtgtgtttcgTTGGTTTCGATATATCGCTCATATTCTTCTCCTACGTCAGCATCTTGCACGTTGTTCTAAGGGCGGCTGTCGGGGAGGACAGGTGGAAAGCCTTTCACACCTGTGGTACCCAcctgatggtgatgatgagcTTTTATCTGGTGGGTAGTGTGACGTTCCTCTCCCACAACCTGCACAGCCCCATACCCGTGGACGTTAACACCTTTCTGGGTTTGCTCTACATCATCTTCCCCGCCACTGTTAATCCCATCATCTACGGGGTGAGGACTAAGGAAATAAGGCACACAATAGTGAGAATGTTCAAGGTTCAGGCCAATAAGGTGTTTGTGGTACAAATTTCATCTGTGAAAAAGTGA